One window from the genome of Flavobacterium agricola encodes:
- a CDS encoding amidohydrolase — protein sequence MENKGISRKDFLRKSGLGIIGLNFGTMFAAGQTSFPAELDLLQSKPTKNAYQLKNVLLETGFIYDNEGNVIHTKTDLFTISIANGVITAVDANQPNNAQAIDMKGLLMLPSFKDMHIHLDKTYYGGSWQAKNRTKAGVKGMIAFEQDLLPSIEDQTQYRAEKIMELLQKNGTSITRSHVNIEPTSKLRGLDEVLKVLDKKKDNFSAEIVAFPQHGVYYTDSVPYLREAAKLKTVDFIGGVDPYSIDGAIEKTVDFTVQLALDNNKGIDIHLHETNEAGLKTVEYIIDKVNENPALKNKTFLSHCFILGRLESKKQEEIAAKLGDAGIGVISTIPFGRLTMPIPTLYKHNVTVYTGNDSIMDHWDSFGTGNVLQKANLMAQLYGYSSEFDLSRSLKIATANVLPLNDKGEQQWPKKQDAANLVFVDASCSAEAVARISPVKQLVHQGNFVAIDTFA from the coding sequence ATGGAAAATAAAGGAATATCTAGAAAAGATTTTTTAAGAAAATCAGGATTAGGAATTATAGGATTAAACTTTGGAACTATGTTTGCCGCAGGACAAACAAGCTTTCCTGCTGAATTAGATTTGTTACAAAGCAAACCTACTAAAAATGCGTATCAATTAAAAAACGTATTGCTAGAGACAGGTTTTATATACGATAATGAAGGAAATGTAATACATACCAAAACCGATTTGTTTACCATTTCTATAGCAAACGGAGTAATAACGGCTGTAGATGCAAATCAACCCAATAATGCTCAAGCTATTGATATGAAAGGTTTGTTAATGTTGCCGTCTTTTAAAGACATGCACATTCATTTAGATAAAACATATTACGGTGGATCTTGGCAAGCGAAAAACAGAACAAAAGCTGGTGTTAAAGGCATGATTGCTTTTGAACAAGATTTGTTACCAAGCATTGAAGATCAAACCCAATACAGAGCCGAAAAAATTATGGAATTGCTGCAAAAAAACGGTACATCAATTACCCGCAGCCATGTTAATATTGAACCAACTTCTAAACTTCGCGGTTTAGATGAAGTTTTAAAAGTTTTAGATAAGAAAAAAGATAATTTTTCTGCCGAAATTGTTGCCTTTCCACAACACGGCGTTTATTATACCGATTCGGTACCGTATTTGCGAGAAGCTGCAAAATTAAAAACGGTCGATTTTATTGGTGGGGTAGATCCGTACAGCATTGACGGAGCTATTGAAAAAACGGTCGATTTTACCGTACAACTGGCTTTAGATAACAATAAAGGCATTGATATACATTTACACGAAACCAACGAAGCTGGTTTAAAAACCGTAGAATATATTATTGATAAGGTAAACGAAAATCCAGCCTTAAAAAATAAAACCTTTTTAAGTCATTGTTTTATTTTAGGCAGATTAGAATCTAAAAAACAAGAAGAAATAGCTGCAAAATTAGGCGATGCCGGAATAGGAGTAATATCAACCATTCCGTTTGGTCGTTTAACCATGCCAATTCCTACTTTATACAAACACAATGTAACGGTTTATACCGGTAACGATAGCATTATGGACCATTGGGATTCATTCGGAACCGGAAACGTATTACAAAAAGCCAATTTAATGGCTCAATTATACGGATATAGCTCAGAATTTGATCTTTCTAGAAGTTTAAAAATTGCCACTGCAAATGTTTTACCTTTAAATGATAAAGGAGAGCAACAATGGCCTAAAAAGCAAGATGCTGCCAATTTAGTTTTTGTTGATGCAAGTTGTTCTGCCGAAGCAGTTGCTCGAATTTCCCCAGTAAAGCAACTCGTGCACCAAGGCAACTTTGTGGCAATTGATACATTTGCTTAA
- a CDS encoding DUF4822 domain-containing protein: protein MRNFKNSISTLLLLFVSVLFYNCSNDDNSSAAVTLTPSEVLASTPWETTNAKNNNGEDVPLNNENVINFVGFAYFNIDGTFVMFNLDDSPKMQGDWSVSPDGKTRTITAKNDAGETLFTRVVDITVLTKDEFTYRIYPNESDKSVYYDIIHTPTNHPIPEVLTPSQILASTPWETTNALNNLGENVDLSDANVNNFVGFAYFNIDGTFVMFNLDDSPKMQGDWSVSPDGKTRTIVAKNDAGETLFTRVVDITVLTKDEFTYRIYPNESDKSVYYDIVHTPTNHPIPAPLTPSQILASTPWETTNAVNNLGENVDLEDANVINFVGFAYFNIDGTFVMFNLDDSPKMQGDWTVSPDGKTRTIVAKNDAGETLFTRVVDITVLTKDEFTYRIYPNEADKSVYYDIVHTPTNHAMPN from the coding sequence ATGAGAAATTTTAAAAATTCAATTTCTACGCTATTATTGTTATTTGTGTCTGTGTTATTCTACAATTGCAGCAACGATGATAACTCATCAGCAGCTGTAACGTTAACTCCTAGCGAAGTTTTAGCAAGTACACCGTGGGAAACTACTAACGCAAAAAACAATAATGGTGAAGATGTACCATTGAACAATGAAAATGTGATCAATTTTGTTGGTTTTGCTTATTTTAATATAGACGGAACCTTTGTAATGTTCAATTTAGATGATTCGCCAAAAATGCAAGGGGATTGGTCTGTTTCGCCAGATGGTAAAACAAGAACAATTACGGCTAAAAATGATGCAGGTGAAACTTTATTTACACGCGTGGTAGATATTACGGTGCTAACTAAAGATGAATTTACGTACAGAATTTATCCTAACGAATCGGATAAATCGGTGTATTACGACATTATTCACACACCAACTAATCATCCAATTCCAGAGGTATTAACGCCAAGTCAAATTTTAGCGAGCACACCTTGGGAAACTACAAATGCATTAAACAATCTTGGGGAAAACGTTGATTTAAGCGATGCGAACGTAAACAACTTTGTTGGTTTTGCTTATTTTAACATAGACGGAACCTTTGTAATGTTCAATTTAGACGATTCTCCAAAAATGCAAGGTGATTGGTCTGTTTCGCCAGATGGAAAAACAAGAACAATTGTTGCTAAAAATGATGCAGGTGAAACTTTATTTACACGCGTAGTGGATATTACGGTGTTAACTAAAGATGAATTTACATACAGAATTTATCCAAACGAATCGGATAAATCGGTGTATTATGATATTGTTCACACACCAACTAATCATCCAATTCCAGCTCCATTAACGCCAAGCCAAATTTTAGCGAGCACACCGTGGGAAACTACAAATGCAGTTAACAACCTTGGGGAAAACGTTGATTTAGAAGATGCTAATGTTATTAACTTTGTTGGTTTTGCTTATTTTAATATAGACGGAACCTTTGTAATGTTCAATTTAGATGATTCTCCAAAAATGCAAGGAGATTGGACTGTTTCACCAGATGGTAAAACAAGAACAATTGTTGCTAAAAATGATGCAGGTGAAACTTTATTTACACGCGTGGTAGATATTACAGTGTTAACTAAAGATGAATTTACGTACAGAATTTATCCTAACGAAGCAGACAAATCGGTGTATTATGACATTGTTCACACACCAACTAATCATGCTATGCCAAACTAA
- a CDS encoding oxygenase MpaB family protein — translation MADTVVFWVNVTGKNQLQRNQAGFYNTITTRLIHSYSRIMILKDPTWDNSKWGKPLNLWDMQATNLGFSIAFIDGLIKLGFKPTQQEINGTLHLWKYVGYLLGIPEHLLVDTEQQAADALYLWSKTQKQADADSIALAQSLYLEPKTVSFTNSTLLKNFVYQTNLGYNKLMLGNQTCTTLQIPNSKAVYWVRTIKNINKAMQKMADRSISFYSKMVQKGYQEQIKVCELYTKPT, via the coding sequence TTGGCAGATACGGTTGTTTTTTGGGTAAATGTTACGGGTAAAAATCAGTTACAGCGCAATCAAGCTGGATTTTATAACACCATCACCACACGGTTAATTCATTCGTACTCACGAATTATGATTTTAAAAGATCCGACTTGGGATAATTCTAAGTGGGGGAAACCTTTAAATTTATGGGATATGCAAGCTACCAATTTGGGTTTTTCTATTGCATTTATTGATGGATTAATAAAACTAGGCTTTAAACCTACCCAACAAGAAATTAACGGAACCTTACATTTATGGAAATATGTGGGTTATTTATTGGGTATTCCAGAACATTTGTTGGTAGATACCGAACAGCAAGCAGCTGATGCCCTTTATTTATGGAGCAAAACGCAAAAACAAGCCGATGCAGATTCTATTGCTTTAGCACAATCATTGTATTTAGAACCTAAAACGGTAAGTTTTACCAATTCAACGCTTTTAAAAAACTTTGTTTACCAAACCAATTTAGGATATAATAAGTTGATGCTAGGCAATCAAACTTGTACAACGTTACAAATTCCGAATAGCAAAGCTGTTTATTGGGTTAGGACAATAAAAAACATCAATAAAGCTATGCAAAAAATGGCTGATAGGTCGATCAGTTTTTATTCCAAAATGGTTCAGAAAGGATATCAAGAGCAAATTAAAGTTTGTGAGCTATATACTAA
- a CDS encoding ankyrin repeat domain-containing protein, whose product MKNVLMICLIAILSSCDASTTPTDMNAKNIIELVNANNINGVKEALEAGANVNTTDNQNRNLLLLATLNSNTAMAKLLVEHGADVNMQAKNLDSAFLYAGASGQTELVKLYLANGARFDVFNRYYGSALIPACERGHVETVRVLATTPNYPIDHINRLGWTGLLEAVILGDGSKNYQEIVNILIENGSDISIGDRSGVTALEHAKAKRQTKIIEILTNVNK is encoded by the coding sequence ATGAAAAATGTATTAATGATATGCTTAATCGCGATATTAAGTTCGTGTGATGCATCAACAACCCCAACAGATATGAATGCAAAAAATATTATTGAATTGGTTAACGCGAACAATATAAATGGCGTTAAAGAAGCGCTTGAAGCAGGCGCAAATGTAAATACAACAGATAATCAGAACCGAAACTTATTGTTACTTGCAACCTTAAATAGCAATACTGCTATGGCTAAATTATTGGTTGAACATGGTGCTGATGTAAATATGCAAGCTAAAAACTTAGATTCTGCCTTTTTATATGCTGGTGCCAGCGGACAAACCGAATTGGTTAAACTTTATTTAGCTAACGGCGCTCGTTTTGATGTATTTAATCGCTACTACGGTTCTGCGTTAATTCCTGCTTGCGAACGTGGGCATGTAGAAACGGTTCGCGTTTTAGCTACAACACCAAATTATCCGATTGATCATATTAATCGTTTAGGCTGGACCGGATTGCTAGAAGCTGTAATTTTAGGTGACGGATCTAAAAATTATCAAGAAATTGTAAATATTTTAATCGAAAATGGTTCTGATATTTCTATTGGTGACCGAAGCGGTGTTACAGCTTTAGAACATGCTAAAGCAAAACGCCAAACAAAAATTATAGAAATATTAACAAACGTGAATAAATAA